The Chiloscyllium plagiosum isolate BGI_BamShark_2017 chromosome 8, ASM401019v2, whole genome shotgun sequence genome includes a window with the following:
- the eif3g gene encoding eukaryotic translation initiation factor 3 subunit G, whose protein sequence is LSLGPLPSPKELIKGNIKTIIEYKIDEDGKKVKIIRTFRIETRKASKAVARRKNWKKFGTSEYDPPGPNVATTTVSDDVYMTFITSKEDLNNTEEDDPMTKLKGQKIVSCRICKGDHWTTRCPYKDTLGPMQKELAEQLGLSTSEKEKGSESEPVQPAQSKTGKYVPPSLRDGANRRGESMQTNRRADDNATIRVTNLSEDTRETDLQELFRPFGSISRIYLAKDKNTGQSKGFAFISFHRREDAARAIAGVSGFGYDHLILNVEWAKPSNS, encoded by the exons CTATCTTTAGGTCCCCTGCCTTCACCTAAGGAACTGATCAAAGGGAATATCAAAACTATCATTGAGTACAAAATCGATGAAGATGGCAAGAAAGTGAAG attatcCGCACCTTCAGAATTGAAACAAGGAAAGCTTCAAAAGCAGTGGCCAGGCGAAAA AACTGGAAAAAATTTGGCACATCGGAATATGACCCTCCCGGTCCGAATGTCGCTACGACGACGGTCAGTGATGATGTCTACATGACCTTCATCACCAGCAAAGAG GATTTGAATAACACCGAAGAGGATGACCCCATGACCAAACTGAAAGGCCAGAAGATTGTGTCATGTCGAATTTGTAAAGGGGACCACTGGACGACTCGCTGTCCATACAAAGACACCCTGGGACCAATGCAGAAGGAATTAGCTGAGCAGCTTGGACTCTCCACCTCTGAGAAGGAAAAGGGCTCAG AATCTGAACCAGTCCAACCAGCTCAGAGTAAGACTGGGAAGTACGTTCCGCCCAGTTTACGAGATGGAGCTAATCGGCGTGGGGAGTCAATGCAGACAAATCGCAGAG CGGATGACAATGCCACAATCCGTGTGACTAACCTCTCAGAGGACACGCGAGAGACTGATCTGCAGGAACTGTTCCGGCCTTTTGGCTCCATTTCTAGGATCTACCTGGCTAAGGACAAGAATACTGGCCAATCCAAG ggatttgcctttattagtttcCATCGACGTGAGGATGCTGCCAGAGCCATTGCTGGGGTCTCAGGCTTTGGTTACGATCACTTAATCCTGAACGTGGAATGGGCTAA GCCATCAAACAGTTGA